The Telopea speciosissima isolate NSW1024214 ecotype Mountain lineage chromosome 11, Tspe_v1, whole genome shotgun sequence genome includes the window TGTGTCTTCTTACTGAGATTTTTATTTACGTTCTTATTGAAGATTGTTAGCCCATAACGATGATTTATTCATCtctttttgctgctcttttcTTGGCATTTGTTACTGTTTTTGCTATTCTTGTTGAAGGGTTCTGGCCTGCAGCGatgatttgttcattttctACAGCTGCTCTTTTGTGGCCTGCAGTTGATGTTTTTTGGCTACTTATCTGTTTCGTTGTTATCTGGATTTCTTTTTCACAAAGAATTTTCTCTATTGCGGCTGGTGGTAGCTGATATGTTTTGTTGGTGCTGCGACTGGAAGATATCACGGGCTTCTACAACTAATATATCTAACAAGTTTGATTCTGCTAGTTATGCTTGTtctggttgttccaagctggagcctCGGCCCGAGGATATAttttctccagcttgagggggagtgttaagttaTTAATTGTTCTTTGTCTACCGTAGGAGTAGGGGTAGTGgtgtctttcttcttttcttttcttattatttttggttctTATGTTATGCTGTTAGTTAATGGCAGGTatgtaatttctcttttatAAGGTTATCATTAATATACTTGTGCTGTACGAATGGGCTAACAATCAAGCCTATTGTCAGTCTcacttttctttcatctctctctctttgttaattttttttttttttttaatatttattggTGGTTCTTTGCTTGATACTGTTACAAAGATGTCGGTTGACTTGGTTCTGTGGACTAACTGACTGAGTGGTAACAAGAATGCCTTCGGGGATTATATTGGACATTGTTGATTGAGGTGGATCTCTTGTGGATGTATTAGATGTTAGTTCAAAATCTGTTTGGTTTCTTCGTCTGGAATATTTATAAggttgtttttttatttcttgtgaAACTTAGCTTCAAATAGACTTGTGGCAAGAGTGTAACAACTGtcaatttctttccttttcttctaatttttttataattaaatttggAGTTCTGAAACAGTAATCTGCTTTTGGTTAATACACATGGCAGGGAATACATTGTTGATCTTATGGCTGACCCTGGCACGCTTATCCCATCTGATGCAGCTGGACCACATATTGAATATGATGAACATTTCTATGGAGTCAAGCCCTTTCTTAGAGATGTTGACCTCTCTGTTGTAGAATCCTCTAGCAGCGGGTTTACAAGTTCTGTTGGGGGTTACTCGGGATTTGAGCCTTTGGATGAGAGATCCAGGTCCAGGGATCTTGCTGGTAGAGAAAAGAACTACACTGAAACAAACAATTCAGATGAGCTAATAGGTGTTGAGAATCCAAGAGTTGGCTCTTCACCGGAACCTCCACCAGAGCCAATGAAGGGTGAGGTTGTATCCAAGTTAAAATTCAATGATTCCAAGGATCCCTCCAAGGTGGAGAAGGTACTGGCTCCTGGCAGGCCTAGCCATCCTTTTACACATGCAAGATCTCCGTCATGGACTGAAGGTGTCAGTTCCCCTGCTGTGCGTAGAATGAAAGTGAAAGATGTATCACAATACATGATTGATGCTGCCAAAGAGAATCCACAATTAGCTCAGAAGCTTCATGATGTGTTGCTGGAAAGTGGTGTTGTGGCACCTCCCAGTTTGTTCACTGAAATTTATACTGAGCTGGAAGATGCCTCCATTgttgaagcaaagaaaaaaatagaagataaggACGGAATGAAAAAGAGGAGGAATGGAACCCGGCATGAGATTCATGCTGGTGCTGGCCAGTTTTTGCCTCCTCTTCCTTACCATGGAGTGCAGTCAAAACCAAGCCCTTCAGATGTTCAAGTGGAGCATTTGAAGCGTGTGGAGGGTTTGGATATTAACCAACCCCTTAATTTTGGCGAAGTGTCTGAACTCCCTTATTCATCAGGATCTGAAGTACCTGCTGCTTTGGCTCTGGATACTTCCCGAGCAAAATTTGTgcctgttgctgctgctgctgcaacaGCAGCTGTTGTTGCATCTTCAATGGTAGTTGCTGCGGCCATGTCAAGCAACGACTCAAACACTGTACTTCCTGCTACAGCTGCAGCCACTGCCGCTGCTGCGGTTGTAGTTGCAACAACAGCTGCTGTCAGTAAGCAATATGAGCAATCAGAGTCTTGTATCCCCTTGCCAGATGGTGCTTCATGTTTCAACCAACTGGGTGGCATGCAGCATGATGGTGATGCAGAAGGTACAGGGTATGCACCACAAGGAAGTGGTGACCAGGAGAATGATGCTTGTGTTGCTCATGCAGAAGCTGAGCGAAGTTCAGACAGATCAGCTGGTAATGATAGTTCAAAATCTGACATTGCACTTGATGATGTTGCAGAGTGGGAAATCCCATGGGAGGAAATCACCTTGGGTGAGCGTATTGGACTTGGTAATAAATTATGCTTCTTGTtctgtcaattttttttgttaatgacAAGTAAACAAAGTGACCTCTACAGTGTCTCAGGATCTTGTTCCTAAAACCATTCATTTCATTTGTGGAACCTTTGTGCTTCAGGATCATATGGAGAGGTATACCATGGAGAATGGCGTGGAACTGTGAGTTTTTCTTTAGCAGAGACTGAAACTTCACCATGTCTGCTGTCTGTATTAACAgttgaaatatttttcttctAAAGTGAAATTCCTGAACTTGTGAAGATTTTCCATGAGCTCTTTGCACTTGTTCAGTTGTTTGATGAGTtagcattttatttttattttctgtagcAAGTCCAATGTAAAGCTCTCTCATCTATCTCACTCGGAGATGCTTAACATTGGTTAAGGAGGAGTTTTGGAAATCCTATTTATGACATGGGTCTTATGTCTGAATATCTTGGTTTCAGCATCCCGGCAAGGCTTTGGTCTAAGTCTTCCCTGGTTTGGGGGTATGGTCTCAGTGCGGGGCATTGGGCTGTGTTGGGTTCACAGTGAAAGACTTGGAGTAACATTTGCGTGGTTATTCTAAACATTTGGTTTGCCTTCACAACGGGCTGAGTTGGTGTGATGGTAAAAGCTCAAACTTCCGGTTTGAGTACATGGGTTTCAAGTCTGAGAGCAGCCATTTCGTGCAAAAAGCTGAAGGTTAGGAGTTAGGACCATCTCCAGTTTACCCCTCCCAAGACCCTGTGAAAGCAGGGCTAGTACTGAGTCACAACCCTTAATTGGGGCTGAGTTGGTGTGATGGTAAAAGCTCAAACTTCCGGTTTGAATACATGGGTTTCAAGTCTGAGAGCAGCCATTTTGTGCAAAAAGCTCAAGGGTAGGAGTTAGGACCATCTCTAGTTTACCCCTCCCAAGACCCTGTGAAAGCAGGGCTAGTACTGAGTCACAACCCTTAATTGGGTGTGCCTTGACCATCTGACCTATAAAATGGTGATGAATGGAGAAAACAATTTTGAATTTGTTCTATTTTCTCATCAGTCAAATGTATCACAACTCTGGCTAATGTTTAATGTAATCATCTGAGACAGTCCTTTTGGAAGATTTCTAAACAAATTTAGCTTATCCTATTCATTACTCTCATAGTCTCATCTTATTTGAGGCCTTAGCTTATGTATGTGAATTGCAAATGCTATATGGATAATCTAACATAGCTAATACTCGAGACACTTACTCAGTCTGTTGTATGACAATTTCATTTGTATGCTCTGGCAGTGTTTGTTTCTCACGcattattttcctgttttggtTCTTTTGAACTGACCGTGGTTCCTAAATTTCATTAGGAAGTTGCCATTAAGAAGTTCTTAGATCAGGATATTTCTGGTGATGCATTAGAAGAATTCGGAAGTGaggtgtctctctctctctctctctctctctctcttttctctctctcttcctctttctcttcgtCCCCCATGTACATGCTAgaaagggaagcaaccatgTTGTGTTTAGTGAATGTctaatgcctttttttttttatccaggTATAAAATTTCCAATTCTCTTATTGCTGAATTGAATTGTATTAGTTGATCTAATATCTTTTTGTAGTTACTATTTGTTTTTTCTGTAACTGTGCTAATTTCGCTCTAATGTTGTTTTAAAAAGCAATCATTTAATCCTCCTCTTCCTTACTCAATATTTTGTTGCTTCCTTTTGAATTCTTGACATTCTGTTTAACAGTGTTTTGTCTAAGAACAACATGTGGAACTGAATATTTATcttgagatttaagcaattttagttggaaagctttcaaacaaatccaagattgcttaaatctgatttatattgaaggagttatgtttttgtcaaaccttatttggtgtgcacaattgttgtcaaaatcactctgaatgaaaatattttttttgacatcaaaacaaatgaatattttaccgaacttttggtttttagcaattttttaacatattaagatttatggattttttttagatttgagaaaaaccccaacatttaaaagttgaaaattgcacctaccgtcgaaaatccagtttttgttcttgaattgggggggttgactttttatccttttggaatttgattttttaactatttttattggattcaaataggaggtaatttcttatttatgaataatatcttaagtaaatgaataaaTGATactaggcataaataagtgtttgtcctggtttctggcataagtaagtgtctgtcctagtttcccactaagtcaaactcctatttggattttgatttttgaaaatctgatagtgtcattgtgtttaaatagtccaaaataggctgtataccaagtttcatgaccaaactaggtcaaaaacccactgaAAGCATCAAACGagttcaaaaaaacaaaaaacggtGCACCAACTTGCCGAGTTCTCGgtccaactcggtttttggcctgaccaaaaccgagttcttgaaccatgtACTAAACAACACTATGAGTAGTAAACACTTAGTTAAACTCTACCACAAATTATGAACATCACCACAACCACTAAACGCCATCACAACTTTGACAcccccccctcaagctggagcatatatagcTCCTACACTCCAGCTTGGAACGACAAGAAAAGACATTAATCTTCAAAACCAAACTTGAACAGATATAACCGTCATAGAAGCCAGTGGACATCAAACAACAGAACTGCAGAAGAAAACTTCTTCCAGTCGCAGCACTACATAAACTTATTAGCTACCACTAACAACAACAGAGAAGAATTCTTCGTGAAGAAGAAACCCAGATAATAATGAACTATATAGGTGGCAGAAAAGAGCAGTAGTAGAAGATGAACAACTCATCACTGCAGGTCAAGAGTCTTTAACAACAGCAACGATAGCAAAAGTCCAGGGAAGAGCAACAGAAGGAGATGAATAAATCATTGTTGTGGGGAAATAATCTCTAATACAAAGATAGGCAACTAATATTCACAAGAAAGACATAAATAATCTTCATTAGAAGATAGGCAAAATTAATACTCTTCACAAGAAGGCAAGCAAATAATATCTAGATAGGAGACATGAGTAATCTCCAATAAGGAAACGAAAATCTCCAATAGGGAGACATAAGAAAATAATCTTCAAAAAGAAGACAAGGGCAAATAATATTCGATAAGAAGACAACAACAAGAATCTTCACTTAGACAGCAAGAACCTTCACTAAGAAGACTCCGAAATGGAAATAATCTTCACCAAGAAGATAGAACTAACCTCTAACATCTCCAGCCTCCCCCTCATGTGTAGCactacacgtggacaaataatgtAGAGGATGATAATCACAATATCACAGCAACCAAGGTACCCACAGTAGTGGGTAGTATAATAACCATTAGCAACATCTACCATGGTCAACCAGCACCCAGAATCACCAATAACCACAATCTGCatgatagagagagaaaaagaattgCTGCCCAACTTACCAAATTGCAGGAGGAAAAACAAGGCTGATGATGCTGAATATTTTCATACATACTCAAAGTAGGGAGAACACACGTGCAAAACTTCTCGACGATCCAATAACCAGAAGTAGGGTTCTTGAGAAATCCTTTTTGAACAGGGACTCCTCAAGAACTGCAGAAAACCATGTTTGACgatcaagaaaagaagattgcTTTGTTTACCTGCTGTGCCTAAACCTACGCCTTTGAAGCCCCTACCTATGAATAGTTTTAGCCGAAAAATCTGATTGACAATACCACCCAtgaatttcaaaatattggACTCATATTTCCATTGCATCAAAAAAAGCTTGACCGTGAATTCCTCAAGGCAagagaaaccctaaaccctaaaccctaatccagtCAATATGATCACAACACTCTTGAGGATGATAGAAGGAGCAAACAACAGCCAGGAACCCAGCAAGAAACAATCTTCAGATCACACTAACATCAGGCTAAGATAGAAAAATCAAATTCAAGAACAAGTAACAAAAACATGTAGTCTTCATGTGTCACAACCATTGCAGACCAAATATAATCTTAGCACTGATATTAGATCAGCAGCAaaagataatttaaaaaaaaactccacaCGCAGGATGTCCAAATAGGCCagaataagagaaaaataagGAAGTGAAAGTCAACATTTCTGATCTGGATCAAACCCTGGTCGAGTGTGTTGTTACTCCAGTAGTATAGATTCCAAAATGAAAAGTGTCCAACAGCTGCATAGAGTATGGTGGTCAATGTTTCAAAAATTGAAAGTAGAGACCctaaaaaattggaatttcaATAACTCACAATCCGCTGATCAGAACCATATCAAATTCTATTCAAACTGTACGCTTGATGTACAGAATAGAACTCCAGAAAGATCAAGAAAAAACAATGGTCAGATTAGAAATGTTGGATATTACTAGTTGCAGCAGGAAATCTCCAAAACCAGGGATGGCGCAGGGTCTTATAACACCAGCCAGGAAAAAAAATCTGAGTTCAGCTGGGTTAACCTCTTGATATGGAAGACATAAGATCAAGAGAAAACAACAGCACCATCCACAGGCCATGTGACAAAATCAACCTTGAATAATCAGGATCGGATTAGAAGAAGTAGATAAAGAGAAAAACAGCAGCACAAAAGTCCATGCAACATAGTAAAACAAAGCAGCACCATTCGCAGGCCATAGAGATGGATTCCAAGACCATAGCCACAGGGTTACCCGATGAAGAGAACTGCAATAGCCAATAGCCGGAAAACAACCTTCAAATGCTCCATAGATGATCAGCATATCCGtaggaagggaagaagctcATATATCAGCAATCTTTTGAATCTGAATCACTCTTTATCAAAGAATAAGAAACCCTAgaccctagttttttttttccaactagGGTTTAtagcctcttttttttcttcttcttcgttgctctgataccatgttacagaATCAGAGTTGAATAACCAGAATCAAAGTAAAACTAGAAGTGGGGCGATCCCGGGGTTCGTGTTTGGGTTCTATAAAGGAGAATCTTAGAGGGCTTCTTAGATAATATAATAGGGAGGGACAAAGTGGGGTTAAGAAATAATGAGGGTGCACAAACTTGGAAGTAAACAACTAGAGGACAGAATCTGattaagaaacaaagaagagggTATTTTCAGAAATTAAGAAATAAGGGCTTTTAAAACCACACCATGATTTGAGGTTGAGtttgtcttcaacctcaaaaCAGATATGGCTATGGTGGTAGAGTAGAATCTCTTCAATTCGACCCAGTGACCTCAATACGCAACCAAACTCTAGAAGATTTTAACAGTAGTATGCTAACTGACTATACTGTGAATCCCAACCAACAATCATCTCATTATGCAATCTGGAAATCACAAAGAGATTTCTGAAACTTATCCTACGGTAAGAACAGGTTTAGACTTGAAAATGAGATTCAATCTCACGATGGAAGGGAGTTTAGGAGCTAGGGTTTGGGGGGGTTGGGTCCAATGTTCAAGGTTTCACCAAAATTTtgcgaaatattttggtttcgcaAGATGTTGACACAGAACTCCATGCAATACGTAAAAAGTGTAGGTTTCGGTTGAAATTTTGCTGTTTCTGTGAAATTTCGAACGAAATGTGTGGTTTCAGTATCGTTTTGACCGAAGCGACACAAACCTTTAATAGAAAAGGTATGGTTTTGTTGGTTTAACTGGTTTCGACTCTAAGGTTTGTGGGAAACTTggttttttgtgattttttgccAAATCACTCCCATACAAGCGTGGACAAGTTGTTGGGGCAGTAGTGGAACGCATCAAAAGCGACGATTGCTGCACTTATGGAAGTTTTGTGCAAGATTCAAAGTTGTGTGGAATACGCCATGTTGGAGAATTTATATAGGAGCTTACAAGATATattaccaacctagggtctgaactctgaagtcaaactaccattttgaggGTGTTCTTTTAtaatctaagggttccactatgtttagaagACTATAAATAGGGTTTCCTAGAAGTTTCAGGACTAAATTTGGCCATTTGGACCTCAAAACCATCCACTGAAAGCTTCAAGGCTTTGACCAAAATTTCACGGTTTCgtgaaatatttcagtttcaagcCTGGTTGAAACCTGGAACCTTGGTTGAGTCTCCCAGGAGAAAGGAGCCTTCAACCCAAAtatgagagaaaaaagagaggggaaTAGAGATCGATGACCAGAAAATCCATTAGGGCAGAACAGTAACAGGAAAAGAAGAACCAACCCACAGTTTGAGTAATGGGCAGAATACTCAAACTGTGGGCTGGGGGAGTCTATTTATATTAATCAAAGAGCAATTACAATGTAAAGACTGGATCCACACCAAAACCGACTTAAAAGTAAAGACAATGACAACTATGACAATTGTACCCCTAACATATAGACCGGCACAAACATCTAAACCTAAAGTCGACGCACATAACTACATAACATAATCCTCTAGCCATCTTGACACTACAAAAGGTTATTTTTTATTGATGAATAGTGATGAGACCTCTGCAACTTATATCTAT containing:
- the LOC122645669 gene encoding probable serine/threonine-protein kinase SIS8 isoform X6 — protein: MPSLVDVQGAPVSDGISWEAVLVNRAADSELLKLEQKALLMALESRSGSLDSIGTDMVQKLAALVANYMGGPVVDPESMLKGWRNLSNCLRETVKSMVLPLGSLTLGLARHRALLFKVLADSVGIPCRLVKGQQYMGSDNVAMNIVKIGDGREYIVDLMADPGTLIPSDAAGPHIEYDEHFYGVKPFLRDVDLSVVESSSSGFTSSVGGYSGFEPLDERSRSRDLAGREKNYTETNNSDELIGVENPRVGSSPEPPPEPMKGEVVSKLKFNDSKDPSKVEKVLAPGRPSHPFTHARSPSWTEGVSSPAVRRMKVKDVSQYMIDAAKENPQLAQKLHDVLLESGVVAPPSLFTEIYTELEDASIVEAKKKIEDKDGMKKRRNGTRHEIHAGAGQFLPPLPYHGVQSKPSPSDVQVEHLKRVEGLDINQPLNFGEVSELPYSSGSEVPAALALDTSRAKFVPVAAAAATAAVVASSMVVAAAMSSNDSNTVLPATAAATAAAAVVVATTAAVSKQYEQSESCIPLPDGASCFNQLGGMQHDGDAEGTGYAPQGSGDQENDACVAHAEAERSSDRSAGNDSSKSDIALDDVAEWEIPWEEITLGERIGLGSYGEVYHGEWRGTEVAIKKFLDQDISGDALEEFGSEIRIIKKLRHPNVVLFMGAVTHAPNLSIVTEFLSRGSLYRLIHRPNNQLDERRRLRMALDVARGMNYLHNCTPVIVHRDLKSPNLLVDKNWVVKVCDFGLSRMKHNTFLSSRSTAGTAEWMAPEVLRNEPSDEKCDVFSFGVILWELSTLQQPWGGMNPMQVVGAVGFQHRRLDIPEDMDPAVADIIRKCWQTDPKMRPSFAEIMAALKPLQKPITNAQAPRPRAPLSSGKVKGETSQGTEEQAS
- the LOC122645669 gene encoding probable serine/threonine-protein kinase SIS8 isoform X5, with translation MKLINYNALSYDDKILDGFYDLYGILAESTSEKMPSLVDVQGAPVSDGISWEAVLVNRAADSELLKLEQKALLMALESRSGSLDSIGTDMVQKLAALVANYMGGPVVDPESMLKGWRNLSNCLRETVKSMVLPLGSLTLGLARHRALLFKVLADSVGIPCRLVKGQQYMGSDNVAMNIVKIGDGREYIVDLMADPGTLIPSDAAGPHIEYDEHFYGVKPFLRDVDLSVVESSSSGFTSSVGGYSGFEPLDERSRSRDLAGREKNYTETNNSDELIGVENPRVGSSPEPPPEPMKGEVVSKLKFNDSKDPSKVEKVLAPGRPSHPFTHARSPSWTEGVSSPAVRRMKVKDVSQYMIDAAKENPQLAQKLHDVLLESGVVAPPSLFTEIYTELEDASIVEAKKKIEDKDGMKKRRNGTRHEIHAGAGQFLPPLPYHGVQSKPSPSDVQVEHLKRVEGLDINQPLNFGEVSELPYSSGSEVPAALALDTSRAKFVPVAAAAATAAVVASSMVVAAAMSSNDSNTVLPATAAATAAAAVVVATTAAVSKQYEQSESCIPLPDGASCFNQLGGMQHDGDAEGTGYAPQGSGDQENDACVAHAEAERSSDRSAGNDSSKSDIALDDVAEWEIPWEEITLGERIGLGSYGEVYHGEWRGTEVAIKKFLDQDISGDALEEFGSEIRIIKKLRHPNVVLFMGAVTHAPNLSIVTEFLSRGSLYRLIHRPNNQLDERRRLRMALDVARGMNYLHNCTPVIVHRDLKSPNLLVDKNWVVKVCDFGLSRMKHNTFLSSRSTAGTAEWMAPEVLRNEPSDEKCDVFSFGVILWELSTLQQPWGGMNPMQVVGAVGFQHRRLDIPEDMDPAVADIIRKCWQTDPKMRPSFAEIMAALKPLQKPITNAQAPRPRAPLSSGKVKGETSQGTEEQAS